A portion of the Bacillota bacterium genome contains these proteins:
- a CDS encoding response regulator transcription factor yields the protein MVQVKNILVVDDEVKITEVVKSYLENAGYQAACAYSGTQAMELFEKLSPILVILDLMLPDMTGEEICRMIRKKSRVPIIMLTAKVEDSDVITGLGIGADDYITKPFSPKQLIARVEAILRRVSSEVIPLVSELSFNDGELVIDGLRHEVRKNGQRVILTPNEYKLLMTMAKYPSKAFTREELIKFALGDDFDGFDRVVDTHIKNIRQKLGDDSRTPRYIQTVHGIGYKFGGV from the coding sequence ATGGTTCAGGTAAAAAACATACTAGTTGTAGACGATGAAGTGAAGATAACCGAGGTCGTAAAATCCTATCTGGAAAACGCCGGATATCAGGCTGCCTGCGCCTATAGCGGAACCCAAGCAATGGAGCTGTTTGAAAAGCTCTCCCCCATACTTGTAATACTTGACCTCATGCTTCCCGATATGACAGGTGAGGAAATTTGCAGGATGATAAGGAAGAAATCCAGAGTACCGATCATCATGTTAACTGCTAAAGTTGAGGACTCAGACGTTATAACAGGGCTTGGGATTGGCGCTGATGACTACATTACAAAACCTTTTAGTCCAAAGCAACTGATAGCAAGAGTCGAAGCGATCCTGCGTAGGGTTTCATCAGAGGTCATTCCCCTTGTAAGCGAATTGTCATTCAACGACGGTGAGCTAGTCATAGATGGGCTTCGTCATGAGGTGCGAAAAAACGGGCAGCGGGTTATATTAACTCCGAATGAATATAAACTGCTTATGACCATGGCAAAGTATCCGTCTAAAGCATTTACACGAGAAGAACTGATAAAATTTGCCCTTGGAGATGATTTTGATGGCTTTGACAGAGTAGTAGACACGCATATAAAAAATATTAGACAAAAGCTTGGCGACGACAGCAGAACGCCTCGTTATATCCAGACAGTTCATGGAATAGGCTATAAATTCGGAGGTGTCTGA
- a CDS encoding heavy metal translocating P-type ATPase — protein sequence MVEKSYLVTGMTCSACAAHVQKAVSKLDGVEACEVNIATEKLNVKYSEDKQSYETLKKAIENAGYGLAPEQHTKKVELLIEGMSCASCSAAVERTTRKLTGVLSAQVNLTTNRGSFEFDPSMVKLSEIKAAIEKAGYKPSEIAGEKTRDIEKEHREREVRNMRIRLIVAAVFSLPVLYIAMSHMFPKLGIPIPNFMGPHDFPLIFALVQLGLTIPVVIAGSRFYTKGFKTLLKGAPNMDTLIAIGTGSAFLYSLFATVKIYLGSFEFAQSLYFESAAVVITLVMLGKYLEFASKGKTSEAIKKLMQLKPVTAMIEKDGKELEVPLDEVSVGDIVIVRPGSSFPVDGVVTEGVSTSDESMLTGESLPVEKQAGSEVTGGSINGAGLIKFRATRVGNDTALSKIIKLVEDAQGKKAPIAKMADIVSGWFVPVVLGIALISAIAWAIGGKDFNFVLTIFVSILVIACPCALGLATPTAIMVGTGKGAELGILIKGGEALETTHKINAVVLDKTGTITEGKPKLTNIKTYGEMSEKDALLLCASAERGSEHPIARAIVEGAEARQISLVNPDSFKAIPGSGIDALVSGKEVLAGNLKLMTKNNINISEAKHDAEMFASSGRTLMYVAVDGKLAALMAAADTVKQSSNEAIGKLKKLGISVFMITGDNKNTANVIAKEVGIENVLSDVMPQDKAGQVKRLQEAGQKVAMVGDGINDAPALVQADVGMAIGTGTDVAVESADVVLMRGDLNEVPAAIALSRATIRNIKQNLFWAFIYNLIGIPFASGVVYLFGGPLLSPIFAGAAMAFSSVSVVTNALRLRNFKVK from the coding sequence ATGGTAGAAAAAAGTTATTTAGTTACAGGAATGACGTGCAGCGCCTGCGCCGCACATGTGCAGAAAGCAGTTTCAAAACTCGATGGTGTGGAAGCCTGCGAGGTCAATATTGCGACTGAAAAGCTGAATGTTAAATATAGCGAAGATAAACAAAGTTATGAAACTTTGAAAAAAGCGATTGAAAACGCCGGCTACGGTTTAGCCCCTGAACAGCATACAAAGAAGGTCGAGCTTCTCATTGAAGGCATGTCATGCGCATCCTGTTCCGCGGCTGTTGAGCGTACAACCCGAAAGTTAACCGGAGTTTTATCCGCTCAGGTAAACTTGACGACAAACCGCGGCAGCTTTGAATTTGACCCTTCAATGGTAAAGCTTTCCGAAATAAAGGCAGCTATCGAAAAGGCCGGCTATAAGCCAAGTGAAATCGCAGGAGAAAAAACACGCGATATTGAAAAAGAGCACAGAGAGCGCGAGGTGCGAAACATGCGCATCCGACTGATTGTGGCTGCTGTTTTTTCGCTGCCGGTTTTGTATATAGCAATGTCCCACATGTTTCCTAAGCTTGGAATTCCGATTCCCAACTTTATGGGTCCTCATGATTTCCCGCTCATATTCGCACTTGTCCAGCTTGGATTGACTATTCCGGTCGTGATTGCCGGCAGTCGTTTTTACACTAAAGGGTTTAAAACGCTATTAAAAGGCGCTCCCAACATGGATACGCTGATAGCAATCGGAACCGGCAGTGCATTTTTATACAGCCTGTTTGCAACAGTCAAGATATACCTTGGAAGTTTTGAATTTGCTCAGTCTCTCTATTTTGAATCAGCAGCAGTCGTAATAACACTCGTTATGCTTGGCAAATATCTTGAATTTGCAAGCAAAGGCAAGACTTCAGAAGCTATCAAAAAGCTGATGCAGCTCAAGCCAGTCACGGCTATGATTGAAAAGGATGGCAAAGAGCTTGAAGTTCCGCTTGATGAAGTAAGCGTCGGTGATATTGTGATCGTCCGTCCCGGTTCATCATTCCCGGTAGATGGTGTCGTTACAGAAGGCGTTTCAACGTCGGACGAATCTATGCTGACCGGCGAAAGCCTGCCAGTTGAAAAGCAGGCTGGAAGCGAAGTTACAGGAGGGAGTATAAACGGTGCGGGCTTAATTAAATTCAGAGCTACACGTGTCGGAAACGATACGGCTCTTTCTAAGATTATAAAACTTGTCGAAGACGCACAGGGTAAAAAAGCGCCTATTGCAAAGATGGCAGATATCGTGTCCGGCTGGTTTGTGCCTGTTGTACTTGGCATAGCTCTCATATCTGCAATAGCCTGGGCAATTGGGGGCAAGGATTTTAATTTCGTACTCACAATTTTTGTATCTATCCTTGTTATCGCCTGCCCATGCGCTCTCGGTCTTGCAACACCTACAGCCATCATGGTTGGAACGGGAAAGGGTGCAGAACTTGGCATTCTGATCAAAGGCGGCGAGGCACTTGAGACCACTCATAAAATCAATGCCGTCGTCTTAGATAAGACTGGTACCATAACCGAAGGAAAGCCAAAGCTCACCAACATAAAAACATATGGGGAAATGTCAGAAAAAGATGCTCTCCTCCTCTGTGCATCGGCTGAACGAGGCTCAGAACATCCGATAGCACGGGCTATTGTCGAAGGTGCAGAAGCTAGGCAGATCTCGCTTGTTAATCCCGACAGTTTCAAAGCTATACCCGGCAGCGGCATTGATGCATTAGTTTCAGGCAAGGAAGTACTTGCAGGAAACCTCAAGCTTATGACTAAGAACAATATAAATATAAGTGAAGCGAAGCATGATGCCGAAATGTTTGCAAGTTCTGGAAGGACGCTTATGTACGTTGCTGTCGACGGAAAATTGGCTGCACTAATGGCGGCCGCGGATACGGTGAAACAATCGAGCAATGAGGCAATCGGAAAGTTAAAAAAGCTTGGAATATCAGTATTTATGATAACGGGCGATAATAAAAACACAGCCAACGTAATTGCTAAAGAAGTTGGAATTGAAAATGTGCTTTCAGATGTAATGCCTCAGGATAAAGCCGGACAGGTCAAACGCTTGCAGGAAGCTGGGCAAAAGGTTGCAATGGTTGGGGACGGAATTAACGATGCGCCTGCCCTTGTTCAGGCTGATGTTGGTATGGCTATCGGAACGGGTACTGATGTTGCCGTTGAATCAGCTGATGTAGTACTGATGCGCGGAGATTTGAATGAAGTGCCTGCGGCAATCGCCCTAAGCAGAGCAACAATAAGAAATATCAAACAGAATCTTTTCTGGGCATTCATTTACAACCTAATAGGAATCCCATTTGCGTCCGGGGTTGTTTACCTGTTCGGCGGTCCATTGCTTAGTCCTATATTTGCCGGTGCAGCTATGGCATTTTCATCAGTATCTGTTGTTACAAACGCACTTAGACTTAGAAACTTTAAAGTAAAATAA
- a CDS encoding sulfite exporter TauE/SafE family protein, whose amino-acid sequence MSNKIKETFIVNGISCTGCEAVIEKTLKELNGIEQVKANFAKNQVTVIYDPERINFAKIRAKVDKAGYKLEKPQKIMVNKPSKEKDKPLSTVQFIGIAIILLALYLIINSTVGFNFIPEVTSSMGYGVLFVVGLLTSLHCVAMCGGINMSQCVNGGSEAGVKAKVMPSLLYNLGRVTSYTIIGGIIGAIGSVISFSGWARGIVAILSGLFMVIMGLSMTGLFPWINKITPRLPRIFREKASSGRGKGPYIVGLLNGLMPCGPLQAMQIYALGTGSALVGALSMFFFSLGTLPLMFGLGAVITMLGSKFTKKMMKLSAVLVAVLGVIMLSRGLVLSGITMPSILSASAASASSSDTAAASVKDGVQNITSTLTTRGYPNITVQKGVPVIWNLKADSKSINGCNRTLVISDYNIQVSLKAGDNIIKFTPTKSGTITYSCWMGMQTGQIKVVDDLNGQTAQSASDDAAASSNNTSSGGMSCCSGNISYN is encoded by the coding sequence ATGTCTAATAAAATTAAAGAAACATTTATCGTAAACGGCATATCCTGCACTGGCTGCGAGGCCGTTATCGAAAAAACGCTTAAGGAACTTAATGGTATTGAACAAGTCAAAGCAAACTTTGCAAAAAACCAGGTAACTGTAATTTATGATCCAGAGCGGATCAACTTTGCAAAAATACGAGCGAAAGTAGATAAAGCTGGTTATAAGTTAGAAAAGCCTCAGAAAATCATGGTAAATAAACCCAGTAAGGAAAAAGACAAACCGCTTTCAACAGTACAATTTATTGGTATTGCCATTATATTGCTGGCGCTTTATCTAATAATAAATAGCACAGTCGGTTTTAATTTTATACCCGAAGTCACTTCCTCTATGGGTTACGGGGTCTTGTTTGTTGTCGGTCTTCTTACATCTTTGCATTGCGTCGCAATGTGCGGCGGCATCAATATGTCGCAATGTGTCAACGGCGGGTCAGAAGCTGGAGTTAAGGCGAAAGTAATGCCAAGCCTTTTATATAATCTTGGCCGTGTGACCTCATACACAATTATCGGAGGTATCATAGGTGCAATCGGCTCGGTCATCAGTTTTTCCGGTTGGGCTCGCGGGATTGTCGCCATCCTGTCCGGCTTATTCATGGTCATTATGGGTCTCAGCATGACTGGACTGTTCCCTTGGATAAATAAGATAACGCCGAGGCTCCCAAGAATATTTCGCGAAAAGGCATCATCAGGTCGCGGCAAAGGCCCTTATATTGTTGGACTTCTGAATGGACTAATGCCATGCGGGCCACTGCAGGCGATGCAGATTTATGCTCTAGGAACCGGCAGTGCTCTCGTGGGTGCTCTTTCTATGTTCTTTTTCAGTCTTGGAACTCTCCCGCTGATGTTTGGCCTTGGCGCGGTTATAACGATGCTTGGCAGCAAATTCACGAAAAAAATGATGAAATTAAGCGCTGTACTGGTCGCCGTTCTTGGTGTTATAATGCTAAGCAGAGGACTTGTGCTGTCAGGTATTACTATGCCCTCCATATTATCAGCATCAGCTGCCTCAGCCAGTTCATCGGATACTGCGGCTGCCAGTGTAAAAGACGGGGTGCAAAACATAACCTCCACCTTAACCACAAGAGGATATCCTAATATCACTGTACAAAAGGGTGTGCCTGTAATCTGGAATCTGAAGGCTGATTCAAAATCAATCAACGGATGCAACAGAACATTGGTTATATCTGATTACAATATTCAGGTAAGTCTTAAAGCCGGAGATAATATTATAAAATTCACTCCAACAAAAAGCGGCACAATTACTTATTCCTGCTGGATGGGGATGCAAACCGGTCAGATCAAGGTAGTTGATGACCTGAACGGTCAGACAGCTCAATCAGCATCGGACGATGCCGCCGCATCTTCAAACAACACATCATCAGGTGGAATGTCCTGCTGCTCCGGCAATATATCATATAATTAG
- a CDS encoding alpha/beta hydrolase: MLYETIDLNSIFPEMPKGDVPVTITAYCMENSHEMDLERKYPAIVVFPGGGYRFTSDREAEPVAHHFLARGFQVFVVRYSIAPTHYPAQLIQAAAAVAYVRRNAEKYLIDPCKIAVMGFSAGGHLACMIGTLFGEKVISDTIGVSVPDCRPDAMVLSYPVITFGIKTHGGSMKNMTGGSSDKNLIYKLSLENSVTDNTPPAFIWHTFTDKTVPVENSLYIAEALRKHNIPFELHIFENGPHGLALATKETTKPSRPDFVNKIASQWTNLCTDWLNKQFE, encoded by the coding sequence ATGTTGTACGAAACTATTGACTTAAATTCTATCTTCCCCGAAATGCCTAAAGGAGACGTGCCTGTTACCATTACAGCTTATTGCATGGAAAACTCACATGAAATGGATCTCGAAAGAAAGTATCCTGCCATAGTTGTATTCCCGGGTGGCGGTTATCGTTTTACTTCGGACAGAGAAGCTGAACCTGTTGCCCATCACTTTCTTGCCAGGGGATTTCAGGTTTTTGTCGTTCGTTACAGCATCGCGCCAACTCATTATCCCGCTCAGCTCATACAGGCTGCTGCTGCAGTTGCCTATGTCCGCAGAAATGCCGAAAAGTATCTTATTGACCCGTGTAAAATTGCTGTAATGGGCTTTTCAGCCGGTGGTCACCTTGCATGCATGATTGGAACTTTATTCGGCGAAAAAGTTATTTCAGACACGATAGGTGTCAGCGTACCTGACTGCAGACCTGATGCAATGGTGCTTTCTTATCCTGTTATTACTTTCGGCATCAAAACTCATGGCGGAAGCATGAAGAACATGACAGGCGGCTCTAGTGATAAGAATCTTATCTACAAGCTTTCACTTGAAAACAGTGTAACTGACAATACTCCGCCAGCATTTATCTGGCATACTTTTACTGATAAAACCGTTCCTGTTGAGAATTCGCTTTATATAGCAGAAGCACTTCGTAAGCATAATATACCTTTTGAGCTTCACATCTTTGAAAACGGTCCTCATGGTCTTGCATTAGCAACCAAGGAAACAACAAAGCCTTCAAGGCCAGACTTTGTAAATAAAATCGCATCACAATGGACAAATCTGTGTACCGACTGGCTAAACAAACAGTTTGAATAA
- the smpB gene encoding SsrA-binding protein SmpB produces the protein MPSETVRVIANNKKAYHDYFVEEKYETGIVLSGTEVKSLRAGRVNLKDSYCIVDKGELVVIGMHISPYEKGNIFNKDPLRQRVLLMHKREIMRLLGVIKQDGMSIIPLSLYFKGSRVKVEIGVCRGKKLYDKRESEAESHAKREIARMIKEHNQ, from the coding sequence GTGCCTTCCGAAACTGTCCGCGTTATTGCAAACAATAAAAAAGCATATCACGACTACTTTGTAGAAGAAAAGTATGAGACGGGTATCGTTTTGTCGGGAACTGAGGTAAAATCCCTTCGCGCCGGAAGAGTAAATCTAAAAGACAGCTATTGCATCGTTGATAAAGGCGAATTAGTTGTCATCGGCATGCATATAAGTCCTTATGAAAAAGGGAATATTTTTAATAAAGATCCTTTGCGTCAGCGCGTTTTATTGATGCATAAGCGTGAGATCATGAGGCTTCTCGGCGTTATAAAGCAGGACGGAATGTCTATAATACCCCTATCGCTTTACTTTAAGGGTTCCCGCGTCAAGGTTGAAATCGGTGTGTGCAGGGGTAAAAAACTGTATGACAAGCGTGAATCCGAGGCGGAATCTCATGCAAAGCGTGAAATCGCGCGAATGATTAAGGAGCATAATCAGTAA
- a CDS encoding alpha/beta fold hydrolase, giving the protein MSIFRSYTPAFKDNCGRVMNNSIAEMRMITIGNTRQWVLIRGENRNNPVLLILHGGPGSPESCLFRYYNHSLEKNFVVVNWDQRACGKSYCKATANEPLNIKMFVEDTLELTKALISEFHKEKIFILGHSWGTFIGLLAASRHPELYYAYVGTGQVSNMPEGELVSYDFALNAAVKSHNQKAIQELEKIGKPKNGVYECGSVGTKTERKWLSYFGGSVYGKKSFSSLMTKFLTSKEYNIVDIIHMLKGMNTPARTRMSQGEFLKTDLTKIVNSLDIPVYFFLGRHDFQIPSKVAEKYFQVLKAPLKKFVWFENSAHTPCFEEPEKFNDLLVNMVLADSIKKANPSAM; this is encoded by the coding sequence GTGTCAATATTTAGATCGTATACACCTGCATTTAAAGATAATTGCGGCAGGGTCATGAACAACAGTATTGCCGAGATGAGAATGATTACAATAGGCAATACAAGACAATGGGTCTTGATTAGGGGAGAAAATAGAAACAACCCTGTTTTGCTGATATTGCACGGTGGCCCCGGCTCACCTGAATCTTGTCTGTTCAGATATTATAATCATTCACTTGAAAAAAATTTTGTAGTCGTCAATTGGGATCAGCGTGCATGCGGGAAATCTTATTGCAAAGCGACTGCAAATGAGCCGTTAAATATTAAAATGTTTGTAGAGGATACGCTTGAGCTGACTAAAGCCCTAATTTCGGAATTCCATAAGGAAAAAATATTTATTCTGGGGCATTCGTGGGGAACGTTTATTGGGTTATTGGCTGCATCACGGCACCCTGAACTTTATTATGCCTATGTTGGAACCGGTCAAGTGTCTAATATGCCGGAAGGAGAATTAGTATCATACGATTTTGCATTAAATGCTGCTGTCAAAAGCCATAATCAAAAGGCGATTCAAGAACTTGAGAAAATTGGCAAACCCAAAAATGGGGTATATGAATGCGGTTCTGTCGGAACGAAAACGGAGAGAAAGTGGCTTTCCTATTTTGGCGGCTCTGTTTACGGAAAAAAGAGTTTTTCCAGTTTAATGACCAAATTCTTAACTTCGAAAGAATATAATATTGTAGATATAATTCATATGCTAAAAGGAATGAACACACCAGCAAGAACCCGCATGTCACAAGGTGAATTTCTGAAAACCGATCTTACTAAAATCGTCAATAGCTTGGATATCCCTGTCTACTTTTTCCTTGGAAGACATGATTTTCAGATCCCGTCAAAAGTTGCGGAAAAGTATTTTCAAGTTTTAAAAGCTCCGCTCAAAAAATTTGTATGGTTTGAAAACTCCGCACATACTCCCTGTTTTGAAGAACCCGAAAAATTCAACGATCTGTTGGTAAATATGGTTTTGGCCGATTCAATCAAAAAAGCAAACCCAAGCGCTATGTAA
- a CDS encoding DegV family protein, with the protein MEKIKLIADATCDMDLELAKKLDIDIVPVNVIVDGKNYLSEIEISTSEIYDIVDSEPQRLTTAHPTPEQFINSFKKAAADGYTAIVVVVINAAAAGTEQCVKLSRELFYEETGRTDIRIEVFNSGSYSMLFGTCVLNMRELIDKGKSVEELLEYAKYFCDRISGFGVVGTLDHLKKTGRVSGAAGFIGNVLDLKPILFAGDRDVKAYGKIRGRKNSIPKIIELTKEMVDPDCKDFVVFGGRNDAEMAELADACEAAFNVRPKYISHIGCALAINVGTDLILLGFLKKL; encoded by the coding sequence ATGGAGAAGATCAAACTGATCGCCGACGCAACCTGTGATATGGACCTTGAACTTGCAAAAAAACTTGATATTGATATTGTGCCTGTCAATGTAATAGTAGACGGGAAAAATTATTTATCCGAAATCGAAATTTCAACATCTGAAATTTATGACATAGTTGACAGTGAACCTCAGCGCCTTACAACTGCGCATCCTACACCCGAGCAGTTTATCAATTCCTTTAAAAAAGCTGCTGCAGATGGCTATACGGCTATAGTTGTCGTTGTTATTAATGCCGCCGCAGCAGGCACCGAACAATGCGTTAAGTTATCTCGAGAGCTATTCTATGAGGAAACTGGCAGGACTGATATTAGAATAGAAGTTTTCAACTCAGGTTCTTACAGCATGCTGTTTGGAACCTGCGTTTTAAATATGAGGGAGCTTATAGATAAAGGAAAAAGCGTTGAAGAACTGTTAGAGTATGCGAAATATTTTTGTGACAGGATCAGCGGTTTCGGCGTTGTCGGGACGCTTGATCACCTAAAAAAAACGGGTCGTGTTTCAGGAGCGGCCGGGTTTATCGGCAATGTGCTTGATTTAAAGCCTATTTTATTTGCCGGTGATCGTGATGTTAAAGCATACGGTAAAATAAGAGGAAGAAAAAATAGTATACCGAAAATCATTGAACTCACTAAGGAAATGGTCGATCCCGACTGTAAGGACTTTGTTGTTTTCGGCGGGAGAAACGATGCTGAAATGGCAGAGCTTGCAGACGCCTGCGAAGCGGCGTTTAATGTAAGACCAAAATACATATCACATATCGGATGTGCCCTTGCTATAAATGTGGGCACTGATCTGATACTATTAGGATTTTTGAAAAAGCTATAA
- a CDS encoding DegV family protein, producing the protein MSKIKLIADASCDIELDVAKDCGIEIVPMNVIHNGKSYLSEVEISKDRVYDLVDECPELMSTSQPTPEQFINSFRHAVRGGYDTLIVSTINAAHSGTYQSACIAKELFLEENNKVRIEVIDSYSYSYLFGNMVMRMKEMIDAEKTVNEILEYAYDYRERIEAFAALGTLDHLKRMGRVSGAASFIGGLLNIKPVIYVHNKNVEAHSKIRGKKNVMEQLIKLAGEVMDPDSEIMVLGCRNHDEMIEFSARIKEILGKEVRIRCSVGCVLCINTGTNLLGLGFLRKKQN; encoded by the coding sequence ATGAGCAAAATCAAGTTAATTGCCGACGCATCATGTGACATAGAACTTGACGTAGCAAAAGACTGCGGAATTGAAATCGTTCCAATGAATGTAATACATAACGGGAAGTCATACTTATCAGAAGTGGAGATTTCAAAAGACAGGGTTTACGATTTAGTTGACGAGTGCCCAGAGCTAATGTCGACCTCCCAGCCAACCCCAGAGCAGTTTATTAATTCATTTAGACATGCTGTAAGAGGTGGATATGATACGCTTATTGTATCAACAATCAATGCCGCGCACAGTGGAACATATCAATCGGCATGTATAGCAAAGGAGCTGTTCTTAGAAGAAAATAATAAAGTTAGAATTGAAGTTATAGATTCTTATTCCTATAGCTATTTATTCGGCAACATGGTCATGAGAATGAAAGAAATGATAGATGCCGAAAAAACGGTGAACGAAATTTTAGAATATGCATATGATTACAGAGAGCGTATAGAAGCATTTGCGGCGCTTGGAACATTAGACCATTTAAAAAGAATGGGCCGTGTTTCAGGCGCAGCTAGTTTTATCGGTGGGCTTTTAAACATTAAACCAGTTATTTATGTTCACAACAAAAACGTTGAGGCACACAGCAAAATAAGAGGCAAAAAAAATGTCATGGAGCAGCTTATCAAGCTAGCTGGTGAGGTGATGGATCCAGATAGTGAGATTATGGTTCTTGGCTGCCGTAATCATGATGAGATGATCGAGTTCTCTGCAAGGATAAAAGAGATCCTCGGCAAAGAGGTTAGAATTCGCTGCAGCGTCGGATGCGTTTTGTGCATAAATACCGGTACAAACCTGCTGGGACTTGGCTTTTTAAGAAAAAAGCAAAATTAG
- the rpe gene encoding ribulose-phosphate 3-epimerase, with amino-acid sequence MLKVAPSILSADFSALRDEVDRIEKAGADYVHLDVMDGHFVPNITFGAPVIKCLRSHSNLIFDAHLMITDPKFYLDDFAKAGCDYITIHYECENNPLDVIKMILDKNIKAGISIKPKTHVGEISDLLPLCDMVLVMSVEPGFGGQAFIPESLQKIKKLDELRKEKGFHYLIAVDGGINEETAKLIKSAGADIAVAGSAVFGKSDYKAAIDVLR; translated from the coding sequence ATGCTTAAGGTTGCTCCATCTATTCTGTCAGCTGACTTTTCAGCTTTGCGTGATGAAGTTGATCGGATAGAAAAGGCTGGCGCTGATTATGTCCATCTAGACGTAATGGATGGACACTTTGTCCCAAATATCACATTCGGTGCACCGGTAATCAAATGCTTGCGTTCTCACAGCAATCTAATATTTGACGCTCATCTTATGATTACCGATCCTAAATTTTATCTTGATGATTTCGCAAAGGCTGGCTGCGATTACATAACGATACATTATGAATGTGAAAATAATCCGCTTGATGTAATAAAAATGATTCTTGATAAAAATATAAAAGCCGGGATTTCGATAAAGCCTAAGACTCATGTGGGGGAAATATCGGATCTTTTACCTCTTTGCGATATGGTTCTAGTTATGTCGGTTGAACCTGGATTTGGGGGACAGGCTTTTATTCCTGAGTCACTTCAAAAAATCAAAAAACTTGATGAACTAAGAAAAGAAAAAGGATTCCACTACCTGATTGCAGTTGACGGCGGGATAAACGAAGAAACAGCAAAGCTTATAAAATCAGCGGGAGCCGATATTGCTGTTGCGGGCAGCGCTGTTTTTGGAAAATCCGATTATAAGGCGGCTATCGATGTGTTACGGTAA
- a CDS encoding NAD(P)-dependent oxidoreductase, producing MAGVYMSEIALQELNRCLKCKTARCMKGCPVGTPVREAFELFEKGEIESAGKILFDNNPLSLICSYVCPHERQCEGSCVLSSKGMPIHVSSIEKYISNFYLDILNPEIPEKDHNKKVAIIGSGPSGITIAVILAQRGYDITMFELHDKIGGVLQYGIPEFRLPKEILQRLKVKLINMGIKLRLNIQIGTGITVDDMFKDGYKAVFIGTGVWRPKTLKIKGETLGHVNYAIDYLKNPASYNIGRKLCVIGAGNSAIDAARTAVRNGIHDVTIIYHKGAEDMSALKSEVEFAKFDGVKFLFYKKPVEITENGVILKDIIRKEDRRFEETDKLSMFSCDSVIVAIGQGPHSLIVGSTSGISVNPSGLVVTGPEGHTTREGVFSSGDVVTGAKTVVSAVEQSKKVADAIDKYVAELNSKNNK from the coding sequence ATTGCAGGTGTATATATGAGTGAAATTGCTTTACAGGAATTAAATCGGTGTCTTAAGTGTAAAACCGCAAGATGTATGAAGGGATGCCCAGTCGGCACCCCTGTCAGAGAAGCTTTTGAGCTTTTCGAGAAAGGTGAAATAGAGTCAGCGGGAAAAATTCTCTTCGATAACAACCCGTTATCCCTTATATGTTCTTATGTCTGCCCTCACGAAAGGCAGTGTGAAGGTTCATGCGTGCTTTCTTCAAAGGGAATGCCTATCCATGTGAGCTCAATTGAAAAATATATTTCTAACTTTTATCTTGATATCTTAAATCCTGAAATACCGGAAAAAGATCATAATAAAAAGGTCGCGATAATAGGATCAGGACCCTCCGGCATCACTATTGCCGTTATCCTTGCCCAACGCGGATATGACATAACAATGTTTGAACTGCATGATAAGATCGGCGGCGTTCTTCAATACGGCATACCCGAATTTCGTCTTCCAAAAGAAATACTTCAGCGTTTAAAGGTCAAACTTATTAACATGGGTATTAAACTGAGGCTCAACATACAGATAGGAACCGGCATTACCGTTGACGATATGTTCAAAGACGGTTATAAGGCGGTTTTCATTGGGACAGGCGTCTGGCGACCCAAAACACTCAAAATTAAAGGTGAAACACTGGGACACGTTAATTATGCTATAGATTACCTTAAAAATCCTGCCTCATACAACATTGGAAGAAAGCTGTGCGTTATAGGTGCAGGCAACTCCGCCATTGATGCGGCAAGAACCGCTGTCAGGAACGGAATACATGACGTTACAATCATATATCATAAGGGTGCGGAGGATATGTCCGCGCTGAAATCAGAGGTAGAGTTTGCTAAATTTGACGGGGTGAAATTCTTATTTTATAAAAAGCCTGTTGAAATCACAGAAAACGGCGTTATCCTAAAAGATATTATAAGGAAAGAAGACAGAAGGTTTGAAGAAACTGATAAATTAAGCATGTTTTCTTGTGATTCGGTTATCGTCGCTATTGGACAGGGGCCGCATTCGCTTATCGTTGGCAGTACCAGCGGCATTTCGGTAAATCCTAGTGGTCTCGTTGTAACGGGGCCGGAAGGACACACCACTCGAGAGGGCGTTTTTTCGTCTGGCGACGTGGTAACAGGAGCCAAAACGGTTGTATCCGCAGTTGAGCAGTCAAAAAAAGTCGCAGATGCTATTGACAAATATGTAGCGGAGCTAAATTCTAAAAATAATAAATAG